In a genomic window of Shouchella clausii:
- a CDS encoding MerR family transcriptional regulator, which yields MKQRLLAVKDIVHITGITTRTLHYYDEIELLKPTFVADNGYRYYDQEGLAKLQTILFLKEMDVPLKEIAAILKLPLEEQREVLKQHNDTLRLKKQRLERISTALEEFVAGKDVYHLSIFNDSAILPLPEQYDREARWRYGETEAYQSFEKKLQELSPIDKERQWHQMEGVFRKIAACMHFQPDAVEVQQLVDEWRGILEQSMPCDGHLLMCIANTYQADARFKQYFNSFSEQGDLAAFMHEAVMYYVQGLGESKREK from the coding sequence ATGAAACAACGATTATTAGCGGTTAAAGACATCGTGCACATCACCGGCATTACCACCAGAACCTTACATTATTATGACGAGATCGAGCTGTTGAAGCCCACGTTCGTCGCCGACAACGGCTATCGCTATTACGATCAGGAAGGCTTGGCTAAACTGCAGACGATTTTGTTCCTGAAGGAAATGGATGTGCCTCTGAAAGAGATTGCAGCTATCTTGAAGCTTCCGCTTGAGGAGCAACGCGAAGTATTAAAGCAGCACAACGATACGTTACGTTTGAAAAAACAGCGCTTAGAGCGGATCTCCACGGCATTGGAAGAGTTTGTGGCTGGAAAGGATGTTTACCATCTAAGCATTTTCAATGATTCTGCGATTTTGCCCTTGCCAGAGCAATATGACCGAGAAGCGAGGTGGCGCTACGGTGAGACGGAGGCTTACCAATCCTTTGAGAAGAAGCTGCAAGAACTGTCTCCCATCGACAAAGAACGCCAGTGGCACCAGATGGAGGGCGTGTTCCGAAAAATTGCCGCCTGCATGCATTTCCAGCCGGATGCGGTGGAAGTACAGCAACTCGTCGATGAGTGGCGGGGAATCCTCGAGCAGTCGATGCCATGCGACGGGCACTTATTAATGTGCATCGCCAACACGTACCAAGCCGATGCCCGATTCAAGCAGTATTTTAATTCGTTCAGTGAGCAAGGAGATTTAGCAGCATTCATGCATGAGGCGGTTATGTATTATGTGCAGGGATTGGGTGAAAGTAAGAGAGAGAAGTGA
- the zwf gene encoding glucose-6-phosphate dehydrogenase: MESTSFILFGATGDLANRKIYPALFNLYMDKKLPASFTIIGVGREPLSKEAYQANIIDSLYKFSRHSTDDKRQKLAFVKQFSYISLDLTKEASYQELSTHVRRLESKNKLQENRIFYLSVAPELFDVITTNIKQSGLANTKGWKRVMIEKPFGHDLQSARQLNNIVQQAFSEEEIFRIDHYLGKPMVQNLETLISVNPILQSIWRKDMISNVQITANETVGVGSRAAYYEQTGALRDMVQNHMLQLVMMTAVQMAEREDAAKLRSEKINLMKAIQIIPERDVVRGQYSRLDVDHHSVITGYREEAGVDSFSTVDTFVAARLTIQTPLWEGVPFFIRTGKRLNKKETKIVVEFKNLIGKTNEGEPNLLIIRINPNDGVTLQLNSKHPLTGELEPIQINFSSSDREIPEAYEYLLADAIKGNPFYFTHWNEVELAWRAVQPVIENFETNAIPLHLYPAGSNGPEAANQLVNTHGYKWW; encoded by the coding sequence ATGGAATCCACATCATTTATTTTATTTGGAGCAACTGGAGATTTGGCAAATCGAAAAATTTATCCAGCCCTCTTTAATCTTTATATGGACAAGAAGCTTCCAGCATCGTTTACTATTATAGGTGTTGGGAGAGAGCCGCTCTCAAAAGAAGCGTATCAAGCAAACATCATTGATTCTCTATATAAATTTTCAAGACATTCAACCGATGATAAGCGACAGAAGTTGGCATTTGTAAAACAGTTCTCATATATCAGCTTGGATCTGACGAAAGAAGCTAGCTACCAGGAGCTATCCACTCATGTACGACGATTAGAATCGAAAAATAAGCTTCAAGAAAATCGAATCTTTTACTTATCGGTGGCTCCTGAATTGTTTGATGTAATTACAACAAACATCAAACAAAGTGGCTTAGCAAACACCAAGGGATGGAAAAGAGTCATGATTGAAAAACCATTTGGTCATGACCTTCAATCGGCTCGGCAATTAAACAACATTGTTCAGCAAGCGTTTAGTGAGGAGGAGATTTTCCGGATTGACCACTATCTCGGGAAGCCGATGGTTCAAAATCTTGAAACACTTATCTCCGTCAATCCGATCTTGCAGTCAATCTGGCGAAAAGACATGATTTCGAATGTGCAGATTACCGCGAACGAGACGGTAGGAGTTGGGTCAAGAGCTGCGTATTATGAGCAAACTGGCGCGCTCCGCGATATGGTGCAAAATCACATGCTGCAATTAGTGATGATGACGGCTGTCCAAATGGCCGAGAGAGAAGACGCAGCTAAACTGCGAAGTGAAAAGATTAACTTAATGAAAGCCATTCAAATCATACCAGAGCGTGATGTGGTCCGGGGACAGTACTCACGATTAGATGTAGATCATCATTCCGTCATTACAGGCTATAGAGAAGAAGCAGGCGTCGATTCATTCTCAACGGTTGATACATTTGTTGCTGCTCGACTTACCATTCAAACCCCTTTGTGGGAAGGCGTCCCTTTCTTTATTCGCACGGGCAAGCGACTCAATAAAAAAGAGACGAAGATTGTCGTTGAATTTAAAAACTTGATTGGGAAGACGAATGAAGGAGAACCAAACCTCCTCATTATTAGGATCAACCCGAATGATGGTGTCACTCTTCAATTGAACAGCAAACACCCACTAACAGGTGAGTTAGAGCCCATTCAGATTAATTTTTCATCCAGTGATAGAGAGATCCCAGAGGCTTACGAATATTTGCTTGCCGATGCAATAAAGGGCAATCCCTTTTACTTTACACACTGGAATGAAGTAGAACTAGCTTGGCGAGCCGTTCAACCAGTCATCGAGAATTTTGAGACTAATGCCATCCCCCTTCATCTATATCCAGCAGGGTCCAATGGACCAGAAGCAGCAAATCAATTAGTAAATACACACGGATACAAATGGTGGTAA
- the thrS gene encoding threonine--tRNA ligase codes for MSEPLIAIQFPDGKSKQFPQGVTLAELAQSISPSLYKKTIVGCINGVPSDLAHPITENAHISLYDVASKEGIEVLRHSTAHLLAHALKRLYPAVHLGVGPVIGDGFFYDVALDQPITVGDLPKIEQMMKQIIKENMEITRKEVTREKAKQLFKQDPLKLELLEDIPPDETVTVYEQGDFYDLCRGPHIPSTGKIKHFKLTKVSGAYWRGNSDNQMLQRIYGVAFATKDELQDYFAFLEEAEKRNHRKLGKELELFMFSEEAPGMPFYLANGQIIRNELESFLRNLQAKYDYKEVRTPIMMNQRLWEQSGHWDHYKENMYFTQVDEQQFALKPMNCPGHMLIFKNGLHSYRDLPIRMAEFGQVHRHEFSGALNGLLRVRTFCQDDAHIFVTPQQIEEEITLALKIIDHVYQVFGFKYEIELSTRPDDFMGSEDLWEQAETALENVLQKLNYAYKVNEGDGAFYGPKIDIHIKDAIQRSHQCATVQLDFQLPEKFDLSYIDKQNEKKRPVVIHRAVFGSIDRFLGILIEHFAGAFPVWLAPVQVQIVPVSHVHLDYCLTIQSELKQVGVRVNMDESDEKLGYKIRKAQMQKIPYTIVLGDNELKEETVTVRQYGKPETERVPFEYFKEKLVRQIKERSI; via the coding sequence ATGAGTGAACCATTAATAGCTATTCAATTTCCAGATGGAAAGAGCAAGCAATTTCCGCAAGGTGTAACACTAGCTGAGCTTGCACAATCCATTAGTCCGAGTCTTTACAAAAAGACGATTGTTGGATGTATAAATGGTGTGCCTTCCGATTTAGCACATCCAATCACAGAAAACGCTCATATTTCCTTGTATGATGTGGCTTCAAAAGAAGGAATAGAAGTGCTTCGTCATTCAACAGCCCACTTATTGGCACATGCATTAAAGCGATTATACCCGGCTGTTCATTTAGGAGTGGGTCCTGTCATCGGAGATGGATTTTTTTATGATGTTGCGTTGGACCAACCGATTACCGTGGGTGATTTGCCAAAAATTGAACAGATGATGAAGCAAATCATCAAAGAGAACATGGAGATAACACGTAAGGAAGTTACGCGCGAAAAAGCTAAACAGTTGTTCAAACAGGACCCTTTAAAACTTGAGTTGCTTGAAGATATACCGCCAGATGAAACAGTGACTGTGTACGAACAAGGTGATTTTTATGATTTATGTCGTGGTCCTCATATACCTTCAACAGGCAAAATCAAGCATTTTAAGTTAACGAAAGTGTCTGGTGCATATTGGCGGGGCAATAGCGATAATCAAATGCTTCAACGTATTTACGGTGTTGCGTTTGCGACAAAAGATGAGTTACAAGATTATTTTGCCTTTCTAGAGGAAGCTGAAAAGAGAAATCACCGTAAGCTTGGAAAAGAGCTGGAATTGTTCATGTTCTCAGAAGAAGCTCCAGGAATGCCTTTCTATCTTGCCAATGGTCAAATTATCCGAAATGAGCTTGAATCTTTTTTGCGAAATCTTCAAGCCAAATACGACTATAAAGAAGTTCGCACGCCGATCATGATGAATCAACGGCTATGGGAACAATCTGGTCACTGGGATCACTACAAAGAGAATATGTATTTTACACAAGTGGATGAGCAACAATTTGCGCTAAAACCGATGAATTGCCCTGGCCATATGCTCATTTTTAAAAACGGGCTGCATTCGTACCGAGATTTACCAATTCGCATGGCAGAGTTTGGTCAAGTGCATCGTCATGAATTCAGTGGTGCCTTGAATGGTTTATTGCGTGTCCGTACATTTTGCCAAGATGATGCCCACATTTTCGTAACACCGCAACAAATTGAAGAGGAAATCACACTTGCATTAAAAATAATCGACCATGTCTACCAAGTATTTGGGTTTAAGTACGAAATTGAATTATCGACACGTCCAGATGATTTTATGGGGAGTGAAGACCTTTGGGAGCAGGCTGAAACTGCTTTAGAGAATGTACTGCAAAAACTTAATTATGCTTATAAAGTCAATGAAGGCGATGGGGCGTTTTATGGTCCGAAAATTGATATTCACATTAAAGATGCCATTCAACGCAGCCACCAATGCGCCACGGTTCAACTTGATTTCCAACTACCTGAAAAGTTTGATTTATCCTATATAGATAAACAAAACGAAAAAAAGCGTCCAGTTGTTATTCACCGAGCTGTATTTGGTTCAATTGACCGTTTTTTAGGAATTTTAATCGAACATTTTGCAGGTGCTTTTCCTGTTTGGCTTGCGCCGGTACAAGTACAAATTGTCCCTGTTTCCCACGTTCACTTGGACTATTGTTTAACGATACAATCAGAACTGAAACAAGTAGGGGTAAGGGTAAACATGGATGAAAGTGATGAAAAACTAGGTTACAAAATTAGAAAAGCACAAATGCAAAAAATCCCTTATACAATCGTGCTAGGTGACAACGAATTAAAAGAAGAAACAGTCACGGTTAGACAGTACGGGAAACCGGAAACAGAAAGGGTTCCTTTTGAATATTTTAAAGAGAAACTTGTGCGACAGATTAAAGAACGGAGCATTTAA
- a CDS encoding GrpB family protein has protein sequence MQSHSNPPRKSDEDLQKVTVGERKPHNAPVTLLEYDPEWPNQFDREATRIRSVLGNKALQLEHVGSTSVPGLCAKPIIDILLVVIDSANETTYVPDLEKAGYTLRIREPEWFEHRLLKGPDTDINLHVFSKGASEVNRMLRFRDWLRSNNADRDKYASVKRHLAQRQWRHVQHYADAKSAIVQEIMERANSVE, from the coding sequence ATGCAGAGTCATTCAAACCCGCCACGTAAAAGTGATGAAGATCTTCAAAAGGTCACAGTTGGTGAGCGTAAACCCCACAATGCGCCCGTTACCCTCCTAGAGTATGATCCAGAGTGGCCTAATCAATTCGATCGAGAGGCTACCCGAATTCGTTCTGTGCTCGGAAACAAGGCATTGCAACTCGAACATGTTGGCTCAACTTCGGTTCCAGGCCTTTGTGCCAAGCCTATCATTGATATACTACTAGTTGTCATCGATTCCGCTAACGAGACGACTTATGTCCCGGACTTAGAAAAAGCTGGTTACACACTACGCATTCGGGAACCTGAATGGTTTGAACATCGCTTGTTGAAAGGGCCAGACACAGACATCAACCTGCATGTATTCAGCAAAGGCGCTTCTGAAGTCAATAGAATGTTGCGTTTCCGTGATTGGCTCCGAAGCAACAATGCCGACCGGGATAAGTACGCAAGCGTCAAACGCCACCTTGCTCAACGTCAATGGCGCCACGTACAACATTATGCTGATGCGAAAAGTGCGATCGTCCAGGAAATCATGGAGCGAGCAAACTCGGTTGAGTAG
- a CDS encoding winged helix-turn-helix transcriptional regulator, with product MPNLGERTFNCEKELTLSVIGGKWKMLILWHLGKEGTKRFGELKALMPGITQRMLVNQLRELEDHQILHREVYPVVPPKVEYSLTEHGRSLMPILDAMYEWGRDYIENVLEKE from the coding sequence ATGCCTAATCTAGGAGAACGAACATTTAATTGTGAAAAAGAGCTGACTCTATCAGTCATTGGAGGAAAATGGAAAATGTTGATTCTTTGGCATTTAGGCAAAGAAGGGACTAAACGCTTTGGAGAGCTGAAAGCCCTGATGCCTGGAATAACCCAACGAATGCTAGTGAATCAACTGCGCGAACTAGAGGATCATCAAATTCTTCACCGTGAAGTGTATCCTGTTGTTCCACCTAAGGTTGAATATTCCCTTACTGAGCACGGAAGAAGTTTAATGCCTATATTAGATGCGATGTATGAATGGGGCAGGGATTACATCGAGAATGTATTAGAAAAAGAATGA
- a CDS encoding DUF2268 domain-containing protein produces MNIQALRSDHIYRQVMQVPLAEKTELYREEMLAPFMKKWETQHVPYKAADPGGFDVMTINNFIFRAPEEITPEISTELELISSDAFWQECEAVVARSLGQFTENGVKLPVSEYLFTVLLGNPKSQSLLLNEGYSGDGGIPGYILCTLLPNAYTLPRMKAALAHEVNHNVRYQYIQWDHTVTLGELIVSEGLAENFATLLYGEELLGPWVSKTGAETLNRQIKPVLKEQLDVTGFDQIAPYLYGDELAKLQNFTPVGMPYSAGYACGYYLVQYYLKKTGKSIVEATITPADQILDEVRGYWNETTIISG; encoded by the coding sequence ATGAACATTCAAGCACTGCGCTCAGACCACATTTACCGCCAAGTTATGCAAGTTCCGCTAGCAGAGAAAACAGAGTTATACCGGGAAGAGATGCTGGCTCCGTTCATGAAAAAATGGGAGACTCAGCATGTTCCATATAAGGCTGCTGATCCAGGCGGTTTTGACGTGATGACAATCAATAATTTCATATTCCGTGCGCCGGAAGAGATAACGCCTGAGATTTCCACGGAACTCGAACTTATATCGTCCGATGCATTCTGGCAGGAATGCGAAGCAGTTGTAGCCCGGAGCCTGGGCCAATTTACAGAAAACGGCGTGAAACTCCCGGTATCCGAGTACTTGTTCACCGTTCTTCTAGGCAACCCGAAGAGCCAGTCTTTGTTGCTAAACGAGGGGTACAGCGGCGACGGGGGAATTCCCGGATACATTTTGTGCACATTGCTTCCAAATGCTTATACGCTGCCCCGCATGAAGGCAGCACTGGCGCATGAAGTCAATCATAACGTACGTTACCAGTATATCCAGTGGGACCACACTGTTACCCTAGGCGAGTTGATCGTTAGCGAAGGGCTGGCGGAAAATTTTGCAACACTGCTGTACGGGGAGGAGCTTCTCGGCCCTTGGGTGTCGAAGACAGGCGCCGAAACATTAAATCGCCAGATCAAACCTGTATTGAAGGAACAGCTGGATGTAACGGGGTTTGACCAAATTGCTCCGTATTTGTACGGCGACGAATTGGCGAAGCTTCAGAATTTCACGCCAGTCGGCATGCCTTATAGCGCGGGTTATGCTTGCGGATATTATTTAGTACAATACTATCTAAAGAAGACGGGAAAATCGATCGTCGAAGCGACCATCACCCCAGCCGATCAAATCCTGGACGAAGTCAGGGGATACTGGAATGAAACAACGATTATTAGCGGTTAA